The Akkermansiaceae bacterium genome segment ATTCCCGTCTATTTCCTTCTGATCCCGCTGGTGCTTTCCAAGACAGCACCCGCCTGGCAGCAGGCGCTGATCCTTTTCGCGGTGTATTCGGTGGGTGTCATCACCGCTTTCATCGTGGCCCGCGTGGTCCGCGGCCGCCTGGGTCCTGACAAGACGACGAACCACTTCCTGCTGGAACTGCCACCCTATCGCCTGCCGCAGTGGTCCTACATCCTGCGCCACGTGTTCGACCGCGGATGGGCCTTTGTCGCCCGTGCGGGCACCATCATCCTGGGTCTCTGCATCCTGCTCTGGGCGCTCCAGACCTATCCGAAAAAGGAAGGCACCGAGGACGCCGCGGAGCTGATGGAATACAGCGCCATGGGCAGGATCGGCGATGTGATCGAGCCGGTCGTGAAGCCGCTGGGCTTCGATGGCCGGGTGGGTACCGCCATCCTGACCTCCTTCGCCGCGCGTGAGGTCTTCAACAGCACGCTCGGCATCCTCTTCCACGCGGAGGAGGCGGAGGACGACGATGCGACGACGAACCTGATCCGGGACAAGGTGGCCGCCGCGACATGGCCGGATGGGCGTGCGCTTTTCACCCCGCTCACCGCGGTGTCGCTGCTGGTGTTCTTCATCTATGCGCTCCAGTGCCTGCCCACCAGCGCGGTGGTGGCGCGGGAGTCCGGATCGCTGAAATGGGCTGTCGGACAGTTCTTTTTCATGTCCGGCTTCGCCTATGTGGCATCTTTGCTTGTATTCCAGGCAGGAAGGCTGATGGGTTTCTGAATGATGCAACTCGAATGGCAGACCGTCGCCGCGCTCGTGATCGTGGCGACCACCCTCACCATCTTCCTCGTCCGGTTGGCAAAGCCGAAGGCGAAGGGCGGGAACTGCGGCCATAGCTGCGGTTGTGGTAAAAAGGCCCCGTCGGACCATTCACACTGAGTTTCCGGAATTTTTCCGGCCCGGGCTGTAACATTTCCGGACCCGTTTCCGATTTTCCATCCATATCACCCATCCGTCATCCCATGAAATGGTCCTCTCCCCTGCTGCTGTCCCTCGCCTGTCTCATCCCGTTCGCCTCTCCGCTGGTCTCCGCAAAGGAAGCCGCGCTGCCGCAGGAACTCTCCACCTACGTGGCCAGGGCGGAACCTGACAGCGGCTGGAAATTGGTCACCAAGAGCGAATTCGGCGAGTGCGACTATTGGCACCTCAACCTGAAGTCCCAGGTCTGGCAGGACATCCCGTGGGAGCATGATCTCGTCATCTTCAAGCCGAAGAATGTCACCTCCGAAGGGAAAATGGTGCTGCTGAACGAGGGTGGCAGCTTCAAGCCGGACAAGGCGATGTATGGCGCTTTCCTCGCCAACAAGATGAAGGCCCCGGTGGCCATCGTGCTCGGCGTGCCGAAGCAGCCGCTTTACGATGGCAAGCGCGAGGACGATCTCATCGCGGAAACTTTCATTCGCTACCTGGATACGCAGGACGCCACCTGGCCGCTGCTGTTCCCGATGGTGAAGACGGTGGTGAAGGCGATGGATGCCGTGGGCGAGTTCACCGGCCAGGAATGGGGCGTGAAAACGGACAAATTCCTCATCACCGGTGCCTCGAAGCGCGGCTGGACCACCTGGCTCACCGCCGCATCGGACCCACGGGTCATCGCCATCGCACCGATGGTCATCGACATGCTGAACATCCCCGCCCAGCTTCCGCTGCAGGTGGACCGCTTCGGCAAGCCGAGCGACCAGATCTCCCCCTACACGAAGCGCGGCCTCATCCCGCTGGGTGATACCGCCGCCGCCAAACGGCTGTGGAGCATCGTCGATCCCTACACCTACCGGGCGAAATACACCATGCCGAAGCTGATCCTGCTCGGCAACAACGACCCCTACTGGAGTCCGGACGCGCTCAATCTCTACTGGGATGAAACCCCCGGTGAGAAATACATCTCCTACACCCCGAACGCCGGCCACAACCTGATGGAAGTGGACGCTGCGGGCGTGCGCCAGCCACTGCCCATCCGAGCGCTGGACAACATCACCGCCTTCGTCCGCGCCCAGTTCACCGGCACCGCCCTCCCGAAGATCGGCTGGAAACATGGCGAAGCGACCGACGGCAAGCTCAGCCTCCACGTCACCGCCGACCAACCGGCAAAGGAAGCCCGCCTGTGGATCGCGAAGTCCGACACCAAGGATTTCCGCAAGGCCCGCTGGGAATCGCAGCCGCTCGAAACCGGCGATGGCAAATCCATCACCGCCACCGTGGCGAAGCCGGAAAGCGGCTACATGGCTTACTACGCGGATCTGAACTACGAAGTGGACGGCGGCCCGATGTGGCTCTGCACCCAGCTCCGGCTGGTGGGCGAGGGTCTGTGAATGGCACCGTGGTCAATCACGGCAGATCGCCCGGATTTCATCCAGGACCGCTTGCATCGGCAGTGACTCCTGCTCGAACTCCCCTTTCACGCCCGCGGCAAGCATGCTCCGGAGGTCGGCGAGACTCTCCTGTGGAAGGTGCGTTGAGGTAAGCAGGCGGACGATGACCTTCCGCTCGCCATCCGTCAGCGGTTGGCTGTCCCTGTCGTCCCTGAACCGCATCATCAACGGCCTGAACGTCCGGCCGGTTCTCTCACAGAGATCATGCAGGATAGCGAAGCCCGCCGGATCACTGTCGCCGAAGTGATGGAACTCCACCTCATCAGGCAGCCGTTGGAGCAGGAGCCGGGTTGCAGCTCCGGGAAAGCTGGTATGGATCAGCAGCACGCCGGTCTTCGCCGCAGCGAGTTCATGGAACACGCATTCATTCTCCACCGTCACGCAGGTTCGCGTCCGGCACCGGATGGATGATGCGGCCTCAAGATCGATGGCGGATAGCGCGCAGGGTGCGGCCAGCAGACCAACGTCGATCTTACCATCCGCGAACTCCAGTTCCAGTGGTCCGTGGACCCACGCGGAACGGGGTGCATCCACGATGCCGAAGTCAGCGAGGGAAGTCTTCTCTCCCGAAGTGATCGCCTCCAAAGAAGTTTCCAGCTTCGCACGCCAACGGCCCAGTTGCTTCGAGTCGCCGGTGATCCGCGAGCTGGCACGCTGGAGCAGAGATTCTTCCCGCCAGTTCAGGACAGCCGCAAGGGTGTCGAGGAATCGCACATTCCCCGCAGGATCATCCCGCTTGAACGGTGAGAGGGCATCTCCTGCGGAAGCGCATGCGGCCAGCCCGCCACACCACGACAGCCAGCCATCCTGATAAATGTCCGGAACGGTGGCTTCCGAAGCCTCACGGAAAAACTCCGCCAATCGGTCGCGCTCATCCGATGGAGAGGAGCACCCGGTCACTTCGAACAACCATTTCTCTCCCCCATCAAGTTTCAGCTTCAGGAATTTCTCATGACGCAGCCGGTCCCTCTCGATGACCAGCATCCCACCCGATCGCCTTTCCGCAGTGTGGAGGTCATTCACGGCGATCTCCCGTTCATCCCCATCATGCACTCCCGCAAGACGGAGGAACTTCTCCCAGTCGATCGTGTAGTCCCTCTTCCCTCCCCGCTTCGCAGCAGAGGAACGGAGGTAGATTTCCGCGAACGCCCTGAGAGTGTGGTTCATGTTTCCGTGCCCTGCTGGTCGCTGTCCGAGATCCACTTCCTCCCTTCCGGGGAGTCCCGATAAAGGATCACCGGCACGTTACGCACGCCGATCCGCGAGCCCCGCCGCTCGTCCTTCCGGGAGATGACGATCAGCTCGTCACACTGGCTGAACGCGTAGGGGATGTTGCCGCTCGACATGGAGAACATGCCCTGCAGATCCAGCTCGCTCATGGCCTCGATGCAGTTCTGGATGCGCTCGCCGGAGAGTTTGGAGAAGGCCTCGTCGATGGGCACCAGCGCCAGCGATGGGTCTTTCCGCCTGCTCTCATGGCGGTTGTAGGCGTGGAGGTAGCTGGCGAGGATGGCCACGAAATACGGACTCTGGTTCTCACCACCGCTCATCTTGCCGCCCTGCTTGTCCACATCGATGGGCGGACGCTCGGGATCGCGGATGTCGGAGACGAACAGCTTGTAGTCGAAATACTGGCGGTAGTCGAGAAGCCGCGCCGCTTCCGGGCTGTTCGCGCTCTGGACCAGCAGGCGGAGGAAATTCTGGAGCGCGTCCTGCAGCTCGCCGCCCATCTGGGAGAAGAACAGCTCGTCCTCATGGTGGACCGCGTTCATGTCGATGAGGTCGCGGTAGATCTTGTACTCCGGATTCGGCCTGCGCTCGATCCGGTAGCGGTCATGCCCGATGGGCCGCTTGAGCTGGCTGTTGAGCATGGCAATGATATTCTCCACGTTCTTCAGCGCCTGCTGCATGCGGCTCAGCACCTGGGTGCGGAACAGCGTTTCCCAGCGCTTCCTTTCGGTGCCGGATTTCTTCTCGTATTCCGGGATATTGGCATCCTGGATCTGGGCGAGCCGGGCTTCGTAGGGAGCTGTGTCGCTGCCATCCTCCGGCAGGTCATCGAACTTCGGCGAGAAGGTCTTCTTGAACTCCAGCATCGCGACTTTCAGATCGCCTACGGTCGCGGTGGTCTTCACCTCCGCGGCTGCAGCTGCTTTCCGGAACTCGTTCGCGAGGACATCCGGCGCTGGCGTGTAGTCGGAGGCTTCCTTCTTCCACGTAGTGTAACGATCAAGGTGGCGGTGGATATCCACAGACAGCTTGACCCGGGCGAAGTCATCCTCACGGCGGGCGGCGGTTTCCTCCAGTTGCTTGAGTAGCTTCTCCGTGTCCTGGATCTCGCGGATCCGCCCCTTTTTCAGGATGGCGGTGTTCTCCGCGTGGTAGCCTTTTACCTGCTCCGCCAGCTCCTCGATCTCCTCATGGATGCGGTCGAACTCATCGGTCGCGATCGCCTGGATCTGCGACATCAGCTCGTCATGTTCCTCCTGCTTCTTCGGCAGGTCTTCCACGCGGATCAGTTCACGGATGACATCCTCATGTTCCGGCACGGCGGCGGACCGCTCACGGATGAGGCGTTCCACCTCATTTTCCAACGGCTCCAGCCTCCGCAGCGCGGCATCGATTTCCGCCACCCGGGCATTCTTGATCTCAAGCTGGCGGCGCAGGCCTTCCTTACCGATGAACGGGGTTCCGTTGTAGGGCACCGGACGGGCGAGCATGCCGTCACGTTTGTAAAGACCATCCGGAGTCACCGACGACGCGTGCTTGTCCAGTTGGGAAGCATGCGGAACACGGATCATCTCTCCGAACAGGGAATCGATGCAGGCGCGGGCGTCGTCATCCTCCGTGGACAACATCTCCGCGAGGGAGCCTTTCTTCACCGTCGTCTTCGACATCTTGCCGGCCGAAGCGCTGATGAGTCGCTGCATGCCCCCGACCGCAAGATCGGAAGCCGGGAGCTGGGCCAGGATCGCCGCTGCCTGTTCATAGTGCCCGCCGGAAACAAGCACGGCGAATTTCTCGTCAAACACGACTTCGGCGGCAGCCCGCCATGACTCATCAGTCACCTCGCAGATCTCCCGCAGGGCGCGGGGCGGTGCCTCCCCCGGCAGCAGGGGGAGCTGTGCTTTCAACGCTGAAAGCAGCGGCTGCGGTCCCGGCGAAACGCCGCGCTGCAACAGGTCGATCTGTGCCTTCAGTTCCGCCTTCTCGTTCCGCAGGACACGCAGTTCCTCACGCTCCGGCTCGAACCGTGAGCGGATGCCCTTCACGGTTTCATTCGCGGCTTCCGCCAGCAACGACAACGACGACGCGGTCTGTTCCCGCTCGCAGTCCTCCAGGAACCGGATGGCGCTTCCGAGACGGGTGGTGTCCACGAAAGGATGCAGCGGTGCCTTCGCTACCTGCTCCATCCACGACTTCGCGGACTTGATGCGCTTGCCCAGGCCGTTGCCGAGGCGGCTGGCGATGTCCCGGAGCTTTTCTATCTCCTGCTCCAGCTTGCCGATGTCATCGGACAGTTTCTTGTAGAGGCGTCCGTCGGAGGATTCGTTGAGAAGCGTGGACAAGGACTCACGGCGGCGGTTGCCGGCCTCGATCGACTCCGCCAGTTCCTCCAGCCGTGCCTCATCCTTTTCGTTCGCCTTTCTGAGATCCCCCAGACGGCGTGATGCCTGCTCCATCTCGGTCGAAGCGTGGAGGTGGGCGAACTCCGCCGCGAGATAGGTGGCCACCGCCTGATCCCGCTCCGCCTCGCGCAGGGTGGTTGAAAGGTCGCGGATGCGCACCAACCGGTCGAGCTGCGCCTTCAGCGACGCCAGTTCCCTTTCATAGGACTGGAAGTCGCGGAAAGAGGAAACCACATCCTCCACCGGCACGGCCTCCGCCGGCAGCACGAACTGGCGGCAGAAATCATCGAAGCTCTTGAGGTTGGTGAAGGACATCGCGCTGGGTAGCAGGCGCTGGAGCACGTCCTTGTTGAAGTTGAGGTGCTGCGGGTTCGACATGTCCCGCAGGTATTCGCGCGGGGAGGAGAACAGACGTCCGCCCTTTGAGTCGATCATCCGCTTGAACGCACCCAGCGCGCTCGGCCTCGGCTTGCCATCCTCCGCCTCCGTCAGGAAGTCGGACTTCTCCAGCGCCGCCTCGCAGAAGAACGGCGTGGTGGTGCCGTCGTTCTCGGCGGCGGAGCGGAACTCGAACCGGAGGCCCCAGGTCTCGACCCTCTTGACATCCGGCCAGGTGAACTCCGCGGCGATGTAGGTGGTGATGCCCTTGTCGTGGAAATACTGCGGCTGTCCGTTCTCCTCGCGCTTCGTGTCGAGCAGGCAGTAGCTCTTGATCGTCCGGTCGCTCTTGTTGCCGGTGGCGGAACGGTTGAAGTGGTGGTGCGCTCTCTCCGGCCCCACCAGGACCAGCATCAGCAGATCCATGAGGATGGACTTGCCGGAACCGGTCACACCGGCCAGCACGAGATTCCCACGCACGGGCAGAGAGTCCCGGTAGCCATACCAGTTCAGCGCGTGCAGTTTTG includes the following:
- a CDS encoding PhoPQ-activated pathogenicity-like protein PqaA type, with product MKWSSPLLLSLACLIPFASPLVSAKEAALPQELSTYVARAEPDSGWKLVTKSEFGECDYWHLNLKSQVWQDIPWEHDLVIFKPKNVTSEGKMVLLNEGGSFKPDKAMYGAFLANKMKAPVAIVLGVPKQPLYDGKREDDLIAETFIRYLDTQDATWPLLFPMVKTVVKAMDAVGEFTGQEWGVKTDKFLITGASKRGWTTWLTAASDPRVIAIAPMVIDMLNIPAQLPLQVDRFGKPSDQISPYTKRGLIPLGDTAAAKRLWSIVDPYTYRAKYTMPKLILLGNNDPYWSPDALNLYWDETPGEKYISYTPNAGHNLMEVDAAGVRQPLPIRALDNITAFVRAQFTGTALPKIGWKHGEATDGKLSLHVTADQPAKEARLWIAKSDTKDFRKARWESQPLETGDGKSITATVAKPESGYMAYYADLNYEVDGGPMWLCTQLRLVGEGL